One segment of Panthera leo isolate Ple1 chromosome A3, P.leo_Ple1_pat1.1, whole genome shotgun sequence DNA contains the following:
- the LOC122216671 gene encoding grpE protein homolog 1, mitochondrial produces MAARCVRVARRSLPALALSLRSSPRLLCTAMKQKNSGQNLEEDVGQNEQKTDTPSTEKILLDEKAKLEEQLKETVEKYKRALADTENLRQRSQKLVEEAKLYGIQGFCKDLLEVADILEKATQSVPKEEVKDDNPHLKNLYEGLVMTELQIQKVFTKHGLLRLDPVGAKFDPYEHEALFHTPVEGKEPGTVALVSKVGYKLHGRTLRPALVGVVKAA; encoded by the coding sequence ATGGCGGCTCGGTGCGTGAGGGTGGCGCGGCGTAGCCTCCCGGCTTTGGCACTGTCTCTTAGATCCTCTCCTCGGCTGCTGTGCACGGCTATGAAACAGAAGAACAGTGGCCAGAACCTGGAAGAGGACGTGGGtcaaaatgaacagaagacagaTACTCCCTCTACAGAGAAGATACTCCTGGACGAGAAGGCCAAGCTAGAAGAGCAGCTGAAGGAGACCGTGGAAAAATATAAGCGAGCTTTGGCAGATACTGAGAATTTGCGACAGAGGAGCCAAAAATTGGTGGAAGAGGCAAAATTATATGGTATCCAGGGCTTCTGTAAGGACCTGCTGGAGGTCGCAGACATCTTGGAGAAGGCGACGCAGAGTGTCCCGAAGGAGGAGGTTAAAGACGACAACCCGCACCTGAAGAACCTGTACGAGGGGCTTGTGATGACGGAGCTCCAGATCCAGAAGGTGTTCACGAAGCACGGCCTGCTCCGGCTGGACCCCGTGGGGGCCAAGTTTGACCCCTATGAGCACGAGGCCTTGTTCCACACGCcggtggaggggaaggagccgGGCACGGTGGCGCTGGTCAGCAAAGTGGGTTACAAGCTACACGGGCGCACCCTGCGGCCCGCCCTGGTGGGGGTGGTGAAGGCGGCGTAG